One segment of Pseudodesulfovibrio sp. 5S69 DNA contains the following:
- a CDS encoding polyamine ABC transporter substrate-binding protein, whose protein sequence is MMRKLLLAILMVLVMVPSAFAAEEMRLLIWSEYMPEDFLTDFEHDTGIKVRVEYYESMEEMVAKLQAGGKNQYDVVVPSDYIIPAMIKLNLLKELDHSKLPNLKNLEATFINPAWDNGNKYTVAYQWGTLGMMYRKDKLKDFDGSWSVMFDPAKRQGPFIFIDSIREMLGCAQCAMGMDVNTTNKTELKQLLDKMLEAKKSDYFAGFDVGTGGRSKVVAGTAVAAIVYNGDALRAVADNPDTCGFVNPKEGTIGWVDNMSIPIGAPNPDLAYTFINWVLEPKVGAKLSNWTQYATPNEAAYPYITPEDFKNPAIYPEKAYMSKIQFIKDLGTDNKMYDQIWTMVKTR, encoded by the coding sequence ATGATGCGTAAACTGCTGCTGGCCATCCTGATGGTCCTGGTCATGGTGCCGTCCGCATTCGCGGCGGAGGAAATGCGCCTGCTCATCTGGAGCGAATACATGCCCGAGGATTTCCTGACGGATTTCGAGCACGACACGGGCATCAAGGTGCGCGTGGAGTACTATGAATCCATGGAGGAGATGGTCGCCAAGCTCCAGGCGGGCGGCAAGAACCAGTATGACGTGGTCGTCCCGTCCGACTACATCATCCCGGCCATGATCAAACTGAACCTGCTCAAGGAGCTGGACCACTCCAAGCTGCCCAACCTGAAGAACCTCGAAGCGACCTTCATCAACCCCGCCTGGGACAACGGCAACAAGTACACCGTGGCCTACCAGTGGGGCACCCTGGGCATGATGTACCGCAAGGACAAACTCAAGGACTTCGACGGCTCCTGGTCGGTCATGTTCGACCCGGCCAAGCGCCAGGGCCCGTTCATCTTCATCGACTCCATCCGCGAAATGCTCGGCTGCGCACAGTGCGCCATGGGCATGGACGTGAACACCACCAACAAGACGGAACTCAAGCAGCTCCTCGACAAAATGCTTGAGGCCAAGAAATCCGACTACTTCGCCGGATTCGACGTGGGCACCGGCGGCCGCTCCAAGGTCGTGGCCGGCACCGCCGTGGCCGCCATCGTCTACAACGGCGACGCCCTGCGCGCCGTGGCCGACAACCCGGACACCTGCGGATTCGTGAACCCCAAGGAAGGGACCATCGGCTGGGTGGACAACATGTCCATCCCCATCGGCGCCCCGAACCCGGACCTTGCGTACACCTTCATCAACTGGGTGCTCGAGCCCAAGGTCGGCGCCAAGCTGTCCAACTGGACCCAGTACGCCACCCCGAACGAGGCGGCCTACCCGTACATCACCCCCGAGGACTTCAAGAACCCGGCCATCTACCCGGAGAAGGCCTACATGTCCAAGATCCAATTCATCAAGGACCTGGGCACCGACAACAAGATGTACGACCAGATCTGGACCATGGTAAAGACCCGTTAA
- a CDS encoding amidohydrolase, whose translation MLTNGNIITMDGRESRAQAMAVENGRILRVGSNQDMADLAEAGWPVTDLEGRTVLPGFIDTHQHLGLTGQVLNGIDFQGTKSLQTVFDKVGETAQSAAPGAWVLGYTLNDFSLKEKRMPLKEELDAVCADHPVMIVHSSWHMCALNSLALEILSPPADLPGMDLKPDGEPTGVVRDPGAPDFIFPAVSSRTPEEVKLTSFRKACEAALKQGITTLHCLEGGGFGPGDTRIVHDNLDKLPVNVVLWNQVMDVDETVGMGLTRIGGCICADGAIDAYTAALFEPYCDQPGNCGTLNFTQEEMDEFVLNSHKAGLQVAVHCETDKAIEQVLSAMEKAIAAFPRDDHRHRIEHCEIPTRDQVERMGRAKILAGMQPAFIHYLVDMEDYEKRFGWDRLRWMHPYRTMLDNGVIMTGGSDCPVTPHGPLVGIQTAVLHPIKEERLTPMEAIRMFTVDAAYSAFDEANRGSIEPDKIADLVILSADPTEVPPESIREIKIVKTIVEGKPVEDPRDGPAA comes from the coding sequence TTGCTGACAAACGGAAACATCATCACCATGGACGGCCGGGAATCCCGCGCCCAGGCCATGGCCGTAGAGAACGGCCGCATCCTCCGGGTCGGCTCGAACCAAGACATGGCCGACCTCGCCGAGGCGGGCTGGCCCGTCACCGATCTGGAAGGCCGGACCGTGCTGCCCGGCTTCATCGACACCCACCAGCACCTCGGGCTGACCGGCCAGGTCCTGAACGGCATCGACTTCCAGGGGACCAAATCCCTGCAAACCGTGTTCGACAAGGTCGGGGAAACGGCCCAGTCCGCCGCGCCCGGTGCCTGGGTCCTCGGCTACACCCTGAACGATTTCTCGCTCAAAGAAAAACGGATGCCCCTCAAGGAGGAGCTGGACGCGGTCTGCGCCGACCATCCGGTCATGATCGTGCACTCCTCCTGGCACATGTGCGCCCTGAACTCCCTGGCCCTTGAGATTTTATCGCCGCCCGCCGACCTGCCGGGCATGGACCTCAAGCCGGACGGCGAACCCACCGGCGTGGTCCGCGACCCCGGCGCGCCCGATTTCATCTTCCCGGCCGTGTCCTCGCGCACCCCGGAGGAGGTCAAGCTGACGAGCTTCCGCAAGGCATGCGAGGCGGCGTTGAAACAGGGCATCACCACCCTGCATTGCCTGGAGGGCGGCGGCTTCGGCCCCGGCGACACCCGCATCGTCCATGACAACCTGGACAAGCTCCCGGTCAACGTGGTCCTCTGGAACCAGGTCATGGACGTGGACGAGACCGTGGGCATGGGGCTCACGCGCATCGGCGGGTGCATCTGCGCGGACGGGGCCATCGACGCCTACACCGCGGCCCTGTTCGAACCGTACTGCGACCAGCCCGGCAACTGCGGCACCCTGAACTTCACCCAGGAGGAGATGGACGAGTTCGTCCTGAATTCACACAAGGCCGGGCTCCAGGTGGCCGTGCACTGCGAGACCGACAAGGCCATCGAACAGGTCCTGTCCGCCATGGAGAAGGCCATCGCGGCCTTTCCGCGCGACGACCACCGCCACCGCATCGAGCACTGCGAGATCCCGACAAGGGATCAGGTGGAGCGTATGGGCCGGGCAAAAATCCTTGCGGGCATGCAGCCCGCCTTCATCCATTACCTGGTTGACATGGAAGACTACGAGAAGCGGTTCGGCTGGGACCGGCTGCGCTGGATGCACCCCTACCGGACCATGCTCGACAACGGCGTGATCATGACCGGCGGATCGGACTGCCCGGTCACTCCGCACGGTCCGCTCGTCGGCATCCAGACCGCCGTGCTCCACCCCATCAAGGAGGAGCGCCTGACCCCCATGGAAGCCATCCGCATGTTTACCGTCGACGCCGCCTACAGCGCCTTTGACGAGGCCAACCGCGGCAGCATCGAACCGGACAAGATCGCCGACCTGGTGATTCTGAGCGCCGACCCGACCGAGGTTCCCCCCGAGTCCATCCGCGAGATCAAGATCGTCAAGACCATCGTGGAGGGCAAACCGGTGGAGGACCCGCGAGACGGTCCCGCGGCCTAG
- a CDS encoding putrescine aminotransferase: MTRNIDEAFKEAIEFIDIITKPVGTVSLEERRKIATETVENFRDYINKGFLEYRKSVTEAGEFAVTEWMGQGSILKDALDREFIDILGGFGLYSYGIRHPKIVEAVKAQLDRSPQYSQEMLDPLRAKLARVIAKLTPGDIQYGFFANSGTEAVEGAMKLAKFYTGKKGFISMLKGFHGKTLGSLSLMGKNDYRAPLLPLLEGMRHVPFGDVAAVERELKYAAAVGDDIAAVVAEPIQGEAGAIVPPDDFWPGLREVCDKYGVLLIADEVQTGFGRTGEIFGVDHWDVAPDIMCFGKALGGGVVPMSGFFSTPKIWEVMEPNPFMHTTTTGGNPIACASALAAITVMHEENLPAQAAEKGEYVKKRLQELSERHPGILDKVTGKGLLIGMHFVDDEIGYHVASGLFARGVITAGTLTNARCIRFEPALNIPMELLDEALNKMEDVFKSLPSS, encoded by the coding sequence ATGACCCGCAACATCGACGAAGCGTTTAAGGAAGCAATCGAATTCATTGATATTATTACGAAGCCTGTGGGCACGGTTTCCCTTGAGGAACGGCGCAAGATCGCCACCGAGACCGTGGAGAACTTCCGCGACTACATCAACAAGGGCTTTCTGGAGTACCGCAAGTCCGTGACCGAGGCGGGCGAATTCGCCGTGACCGAGTGGATGGGCCAGGGGTCCATCCTCAAGGACGCCCTGGACCGCGAGTTCATCGACATCCTCGGCGGGTTCGGCCTGTACAGCTACGGCATCCGCCACCCCAAGATCGTGGAGGCGGTCAAGGCCCAACTCGACCGCTCGCCCCAGTACTCCCAGGAGATGCTCGACCCCCTGCGCGCCAAGCTCGCCCGGGTCATCGCCAAGCTGACCCCCGGCGACATCCAGTACGGCTTCTTCGCCAACTCCGGCACCGAAGCCGTGGAAGGGGCCATGAAGCTGGCCAAGTTCTACACCGGAAAGAAGGGCTTCATCTCCATGCTCAAGGGCTTCCACGGCAAGACCCTCGGCTCCCTGTCCCTGATGGGCAAGAACGACTACCGCGCCCCGCTCCTGCCCCTGCTTGAAGGCATGCGCCACGTGCCCTTCGGTGACGTGGCGGCCGTCGAGCGCGAATTGAAGTACGCGGCCGCCGTGGGCGACGACATCGCCGCCGTGGTGGCCGAGCCCATCCAGGGCGAGGCCGGCGCCATCGTGCCGCCGGACGATTTCTGGCCCGGCCTGCGCGAGGTCTGCGACAAGTACGGCGTGCTGCTCATCGCGGACGAAGTCCAGACCGGCTTCGGCCGCACGGGCGAGATCTTCGGCGTGGACCACTGGGACGTGGCCCCGGACATCATGTGCTTCGGCAAGGCGCTCGGCGGCGGCGTGGTGCCCATGTCCGGCTTCTTCTCCACCCCCAAGATATGGGAGGTCATGGAGCCCAACCCGTTCATGCACACCACCACCACGGGCGGCAACCCCATCGCCTGCGCCTCGGCCCTGGCCGCCATCACGGTCATGCACGAGGAAAACCTGCCCGCCCAGGCCGCCGAAAAGGGCGAATACGTGAAGAAACGGTTGCAGGAGCTGTCCGAGCGGCACCCCGGCATCCTGGACAAGGTCACCGGCAAGGGGTTGCTCATCGGCATGCACTTTGTGGACGACGAGATCGGCTACCACGTGGCGTCGGGCCTGTTCGCGCGCGGCGTGATCACGGCCGGAACCCTGACCAACGCCCGGTGCATCCGCTTCGAGCCCGCCTTGAACATCCCCATGGAACTGCTTGACGAGGCCCTGAACAAAATGGAAGACGTCTTTAAATCGCTGCCCAGCAGCTAA
- a CDS encoding aminobutyraldehyde dehydrogenase codes for MSSTDMKLWINGQWTDAADGGVMEVENPATGETVATVAKAGEKDVLKAVAAAKTAFDDGRWSGLTPAERSRCLWKLADLLESRMEEFARVESEDTGKPYEFLSLGADLPFCIDNLRFFAAAARDTGGHHAGEFAPGYTSIYRRDPVGPVGQIAPWNYPLLMGVWKLGPSLAAGCTAVLKPASLTPRTSLMLGEMTAEAGIPDGVVNVVAGSVGHILTSHPDIRMVSLTGATETGKSVMKSCADTVKRVHLELGGKAPCLVFSDADIDLVAEKLSLAAFCNSGQDCTAATRIICHKSIEKQVCNVMAEAMKKVVVGDPFDSATMMGSMISGRHLDMVSGFVERARADGATVLCGGQKIDRPGHFYEPTVITDVRQDSEIVQQEVFGPVITIQTFDDEPQAIKMGNDVVFGLASSVFTRDVARTMRVSKALEFGTVWVNDHLPLASETPHGGFKQSGFGKDLSAEAVGDYLVTKHVMINTGA; via the coding sequence ATGAGCTCGACAGACATGAAGCTTTGGATCAACGGCCAATGGACCGACGCCGCCGATGGCGGCGTAATGGAAGTGGAGAATCCCGCAACCGGCGAAACGGTCGCCACCGTGGCCAAGGCCGGGGAAAAGGACGTGCTCAAGGCCGTGGCCGCGGCCAAGACCGCCTTTGACGACGGCCGCTGGTCCGGGCTGACTCCGGCCGAGCGCTCAAGGTGCCTGTGGAAGCTGGCCGACCTGCTGGAGAGCCGCATGGAGGAATTCGCCCGGGTCGAGTCCGAGGACACCGGCAAGCCCTACGAATTCCTCAGCCTGGGTGCGGACCTGCCGTTCTGCATCGACAACCTGCGCTTCTTCGCCGCCGCCGCGCGCGACACCGGCGGCCACCACGCGGGCGAGTTCGCTCCGGGCTACACCTCCATCTACCGCCGCGACCCGGTGGGCCCGGTGGGCCAGATCGCCCCGTGGAACTACCCCCTGCTCATGGGCGTGTGGAAGCTCGGCCCGTCCCTGGCCGCAGGCTGCACCGCCGTGCTCAAGCCCGCCAGCCTGACCCCGCGCACCTCGCTCATGCTCGGCGAGATGACCGCCGAGGCGGGCATCCCGGACGGCGTGGTCAACGTTGTCGCGGGAAGCGTCGGGCACATCCTGACCAGCCACCCGGACATCCGCATGGTCTCCCTGACCGGCGCAACCGAGACCGGCAAATCGGTCATGAAGAGCTGCGCCGACACGGTCAAGCGCGTGCACCTGGAGCTGGGCGGCAAAGCCCCGTGCCTGGTCTTCAGCGACGCGGACATCGACCTGGTGGCCGAGAAACTGTCCCTGGCCGCCTTCTGCAATTCCGGCCAGGACTGCACCGCCGCGACCCGCATCATCTGCCACAAGTCCATCGAAAAGCAGGTCTGCAACGTCATGGCCGAGGCCATGAAGAAGGTCGTGGTCGGCGATCCCTTCGATTCCGCGACCATGATGGGCTCGATGATCTCCGGCCGCCACCTGGACATGGTCTCCGGCTTCGTGGAGCGCGCCCGCGCCGACGGGGCCACCGTGCTCTGCGGCGGGCAGAAGATCGATAGACCCGGCCACTTCTACGAGCCCACGGTCATCACCGACGTGCGCCAGGACTCCGAGATCGTCCAGCAGGAGGTTTTCGGCCCGGTCATCACCATCCAGACCTTCGACGACGAACCCCAGGCCATCAAGATGGGCAACGACGTGGTCTTCGGCCTGGCGTCGTCCGTGTTCACCCGCGACGTGGCCCGGACCATGCGCGTGTCCAAGGCGCTGGAATTCGGCACCGTGTGGGTCAACGACCACCTGCCCCTGGCCTCCGAGACCCCGCACGGCGGGTTCAAGCAGTCCGGTTTCGGCAAGGACCTGTCCGCCGAGGCCGTGGGCGACTACCTGGTGACCAAGCACGTGATGATCAACACCGGCGCCTAG
- a CDS encoding agmatine deiminase family protein: MANTPVTPVRVPVRAPACDGLYMPGEWAEHEATWMIWPCKPSAWPFGLEKPRLAYAEVAKAISRFEPVYMMCRPELMDQAKALCGDAVTLVPMDTRDSWARDSAPTFVVDGKGGVAGVDWVFNDWGHIARYEGKYDEPMAQAVLEHLSMRRYAAPCIIEGGGIHADGEGTLLTTEQVQFDPRRNAGFSKKDFEDLFAAYLGTEKVVWLGNGLEDDETNGHVDILACFARPGVVMVHDCTDPDDANHKVSQDAIQRLESTTDARGRSFEIIRMPQPAPRYNGDWRMDLSYINFYIANRGIVMSSFDDPMDATAYKLMCEAFPDREVIQLPCLDIFAGGGGIHCITQQQPKGAPLPVF; this comes from the coding sequence ATGGCGAACACCCCCGTTACCCCCGTCCGCGTCCCGGTCCGTGCACCGGCCTGCGACGGGCTGTACATGCCCGGCGAATGGGCCGAGCACGAGGCCACCTGGATGATCTGGCCCTGCAAGCCGTCGGCCTGGCCTTTCGGCCTGGAAAAACCCCGGCTCGCCTATGCCGAGGTGGCCAAGGCCATCAGCCGGTTCGAGCCGGTCTACATGATGTGCCGCCCCGAGCTCATGGACCAAGCCAAAGCCCTGTGCGGCGACGCCGTGACCCTGGTGCCCATGGACACCCGCGACTCCTGGGCACGCGACTCGGCCCCGACCTTCGTCGTCGACGGCAAGGGCGGCGTGGCCGGCGTGGACTGGGTCTTCAACGACTGGGGCCACATCGCCCGCTACGAGGGCAAATACGACGAGCCCATGGCCCAGGCCGTGCTCGAACACCTGTCCATGCGCCGCTACGCCGCGCCCTGCATCATCGAGGGCGGCGGCATCCACGCGGACGGCGAGGGTACCCTGCTGACCACCGAACAGGTCCAGTTCGACCCCCGGCGCAACGCGGGCTTCTCGAAAAAGGACTTCGAGGACCTCTTCGCCGCCTACCTGGGCACGGAAAAGGTCGTCTGGCTCGGCAACGGGCTGGAGGACGACGAGACCAACGGGCACGTGGACATCCTGGCCTGCTTCGCCCGCCCCGGCGTGGTCATGGTCCACGACTGCACCGACCCGGACGACGCCAACCACAAGGTCTCGCAGGACGCCATCCAGCGCCTTGAGTCCACCACGGACGCGCGTGGTCGGTCCTTCGAGATCATCCGCATGCCCCAACCTGCGCCGCGCTACAACGGCGACTGGCGCATGGACCTGAGCTACATCAACTTCTACATCGCCAACCGGGGCATCGTCATGTCCTCCTTCGACGACCCCATGGACGCGACGGCGTACAAGCTGATGTGCGAGGCCTTCCCCGACCGCGAGGTGATCCAGCTCCCGTGCCTGGACATCTTCGCCGGGGGCGGCGGCATCCACTGCATTACCCAGCAGCAGCCCAAGGGCGCTCCGCTGCCGGTATTTTAG
- the aguB gene encoding N-carbamoylputrescine amidase, whose product MTKTTLAVTQMACSDDLAANVDRAESLVREAAGLGAQIILLQELFEGPYFCKKQKFEYFSLAHEARLDDPLLARFSALAKELGVVLPVSFFERAGKAYYNSMAMMDADGTMLGLYRKTHIPQGPGYEEKYYFNPGDTGFKVWETAFGRVGVGICWDQWYPECARSMALMDADVLMYPTAIGSEPTMPDCDSMPHWRRTQQGHAAANILPVCASNRIGTETDDDVTMTFYGSSFITDPMGELMADADRTIQGVFTAEVDFDEIRNFRTGWGFYRDRRPRHYHTLLTLDGHTPAD is encoded by the coding sequence ATGACCAAGACCACCCTGGCCGTCACCCAGATGGCCTGCTCGGACGATCTTGCCGCCAACGTGGACCGGGCCGAATCCCTGGTCCGCGAGGCGGCCGGGCTCGGCGCGCAGATCATCCTCTTGCAGGAACTCTTCGAGGGGCCGTACTTCTGCAAAAAGCAGAAGTTCGAGTACTTCTCCCTGGCCCACGAGGCGCGCCTCGACGACCCGCTCCTGGCCCGGTTCTCGGCCCTGGCCAAAGAGCTCGGCGTGGTCCTGCCCGTGTCCTTCTTCGAGCGCGCGGGCAAGGCGTACTATAATTCCATGGCCATGATGGACGCGGACGGAACGATGCTCGGCCTGTACCGCAAGACCCACATCCCGCAGGGGCCGGGCTACGAGGAGAAGTACTACTTCAACCCCGGCGACACCGGCTTCAAGGTCTGGGAAACGGCCTTCGGCAGGGTCGGCGTGGGCATCTGCTGGGACCAGTGGTACCCCGAGTGCGCCCGGTCCATGGCCCTCATGGACGCGGACGTGCTGATGTACCCCACGGCCATCGGCTCTGAACCGACCATGCCCGACTGCGACTCCATGCCGCACTGGCGGCGCACCCAGCAGGGCCACGCTGCGGCCAACATCCTGCCGGTCTGCGCGTCCAACCGCATCGGCACCGAGACCGACGACGACGTGACCATGACCTTCTACGGCTCGTCGTTCATCACCGACCCCATGGGCGAGCTCATGGCCGACGCCGACCGGACCATCCAGGGCGTGTTCACGGCCGAGGTGGACTTCGACGAGATCCGCAACTTCCGCACCGGCTGGGGGTTCTACCGCGACCGGCGGCCCAGGCACTACCACACCCTCCTGACCCTCGACGGCCACACCCCCGCCGACTAG
- a CDS encoding radical SAM/SPASM family putative metalloenzyme maturase — translation MNRLQPTPTPAAPRPEPLFPSRLQVEVTTRCNMRCAMCVKSAPDSRIPETDLDLEAFKRLSPALARCEALVLNGIGEPLLNPDLPGMAAFARETMPESGWIGFQTNGLLVTEERADRLVEAGVDTFCISVDTLEMGGHGQPHGDGELHGGTGAARLERAFRLLRQAGERYNRTLRLGVELVLMRDTADQLPLVVRWAGELGLDFVIVSHVLPYDQSMQDQSLFNPNTPTATALFEKWQARAQGEGLDLHEQHGVAWKFVKTDREKRLHELVKGLLREAEASGVWVHLPHLLEWDRRNRAGAEQELAHLFRQAGDAAGRAGMEVRLPPLQALDERRCHFLEDGTAFVTSLGDVSPCQFLWHQYACHLDGGRKVVRPWLFGNIRERDLVDIWQGADYADFRRQVLEYEYPYCSNCPFVPCDDIKGAPLPFDCDCLGATIPCGHCLWCMGGLQCLL, via the coding sequence ATGAATCGTCTTCAACCAACCCCGACTCCCGCCGCCCCAAGGCCGGAGCCGTTGTTCCCGTCCAGGCTCCAGGTGGAGGTGACCACCCGTTGCAACATGCGTTGCGCCATGTGCGTCAAGTCCGCCCCGGACAGCCGCATTCCCGAAACCGATCTCGATCTTGAGGCCTTCAAGCGGCTCTCGCCCGCCTTGGCCCGTTGTGAGGCGCTGGTCCTGAACGGCATCGGCGAGCCGCTGCTCAATCCCGACCTGCCCGGCATGGCCGCCTTTGCCCGCGAAACCATGCCCGAGTCCGGTTGGATCGGCTTCCAGACCAACGGGCTGCTGGTCACAGAGGAACGGGCCGACCGGCTGGTCGAGGCGGGCGTGGACACCTTCTGCATCTCTGTGGACACCCTGGAGATGGGCGGCCACGGGCAACCCCACGGCGACGGCGAGCTGCACGGCGGGACCGGCGCGGCCCGCCTGGAGCGCGCCTTCCGCCTGCTGCGCCAGGCCGGGGAGCGGTACAACCGTACGCTGCGCCTGGGGGTGGAACTCGTGCTCATGCGCGACACCGCCGACCAACTGCCTCTGGTGGTGCGCTGGGCCGGGGAACTCGGTCTGGATTTCGTCATCGTCTCTCACGTGCTGCCCTACGACCAGTCCATGCAGGACCAGTCCCTGTTCAACCCCAACACGCCGACGGCCACGGCCCTGTTCGAGAAGTGGCAGGCCAGGGCGCAGGGGGAGGGCCTCGACCTGCACGAGCAGCACGGCGTGGCCTGGAAGTTCGTCAAGACGGACCGGGAGAAGCGGCTGCACGAGTTGGTCAAGGGGCTGCTCCGTGAGGCCGAGGCGTCGGGCGTGTGGGTTCACCTGCCCCACCTGCTCGAATGGGACCGGCGCAACCGTGCCGGGGCGGAGCAGGAGTTGGCGCATCTGTTTCGGCAGGCCGGGGACGCTGCGGGGCGCGCCGGGATGGAGGTGCGCCTGCCGCCGCTTCAGGCCCTGGATGAACGGCGCTGCCATTTCCTGGAGGACGGCACGGCCTTCGTCACCTCGCTGGGCGACGTCAGCCCGTGCCAGTTCCTGTGGCACCAATACGCCTGCCACCTGGACGGCGGCCGTAAGGTGGTCCGCCCGTGGCTGTTCGGCAACATCCGCGAACGCGACCTGGTGGACATCTGGCAGGGCGCGGACTACGCGGACTTCCGCCGGCAGGTGCTGGAATACGAGTATCCCTATTGCTCGAATTGCCCGTTCGTGCCGTGCGACGACATCAAGGGCGCGCCGCTTCCTTTCGACTGCGATTGCCTGGGCGCGACCATCCCCTGCGGCCACTGCCTGTGGTGCATGGGCGGGTTGCAATGCCTGCTGTGA
- a CDS encoding thioredoxin family protein, with protein sequence MRTIKTIEPQAVDIELQSGEGPLLVAFLKRNEKYSGQVKVLEAACRAHGGAVRCFLYNADYLDTATDRFAVKGTPTFLLFHRGHEVNRLIGESDGATLDEFIDASVEGLSDTVRS encoded by the coding sequence ATGCGCACGATCAAGACCATTGAGCCACAAGCCGTTGATATAGAATTGCAGAGCGGTGAGGGACCTCTCCTGGTCGCCTTCCTGAAGAGAAACGAGAAATACTCCGGCCAGGTGAAGGTGCTGGAAGCGGCCTGTCGGGCTCACGGCGGGGCCGTCAGGTGCTTCCTGTACAACGCGGATTACCTGGACACGGCCACCGACCGTTTCGCGGTCAAGGGCACGCCCACCTTCTTGCTGTTCCACCGCGGCCACGAGGTCAACCGGCTCATCGGCGAGTCGGACGGGGCCACCCTGGACGAATTCATCGACGCCTCGGTGGAGGGGTTGTCGGACACTGTCCGGTCGTAG